Below is a genomic region from Thunnus thynnus chromosome 22, fThuThy2.1, whole genome shotgun sequence.
acacataaaatgattcaaatgcAACAGAGGTGAATTCTGTCCAGCTTTGTTTGTGTAAAGTGACaacataatataacatattAAAAGTGGAAAGATTTGTCTTTGACTTCCTCACCTGTGACAGTGATCCAGCTGGATGGAGACTCTCCATGACTGCTGATGTGACACTTGTAGAGGCCTTCATCAGACTTGGAAACATGGTGgatggtcatgtgacctgcaggcTCAGTCCTGATGAGGGAGCCATCTTTATAGAAATCAGCTGGGAGGTTGGAGGTCTTTGTCTTACAGTGCAGAGTGACatcatctccctccatcacagggAGGACAGGACTCTGCAGGATCACTGGTCCAcctcaacacagacacaaactacagtatttcatcatttacactCAGCTTCATCAATACTAACTCCAGAGTCTGAACTTACCAGTGACAGTGATGTTGATGCTGTTACTGGTTGCTCCCTCTCTGGACTCACACCAGTAAACTCCACTGTCCCAGGGGGCTGTTACACTGATGTTACAGGAGGAACCAGCTGATCTTCCCCACTTAACTCCACACTCAGCTCTGGTTTCTGTGGTTGTGTTCCTCCTCAGCGTCCACCCCGCAGAGCTGTCGTCCTCCTCACAGCTCAGAGAGACAAAGTCTCGTTTAAACATCTGAGAGCTGCTGGAACTCACAGTCAGGTGAgctggagggaggagaggatgataaataatcttttaaaGGTCTCTGAAACTTAACTAATTACCCAGGCTGATCCTGAActcactgacttcctgttagTTTGACATGCtttacattattatcattattgcaTTGTAACATCCACACTGCTTTGAATTATGAAGCCTGGTGATGGAAAATAAGAGAGCTTCTATGATTGTGATAAAAGACGTTTACTAACCTTGGTTTGTtgtgcagcacagcagtgaACTCACAACTAAAGTGAAATGACACTCAGGTTGGTTTGAGGTTTTACAATCAACAAGACATCAGAGGAAAGTGACAGACACCAGACAGACTGATCTTGGTTCGGTTTTACTGATACAGAATGAGcacagaaaggaggagagatCTCTTTCATGTTCTACACTAAACCAGATGTTTAACTTTACTCTTCAACACTACGTGAGATCAGAGAGCCACAGCACTGTCTGACTGAATGACTgataacaatgtaaacacaaggCTCATGGAAATTCCAATAAATATGGGCTTGTAACATCTTATACACTTATACAGGTACATTAATATAATTTGTCCTATTTGATCAGAACAGATTTTTGTCAATAACAGTATTTTGCTTCAACCATAAATGAAGCAGGCCGATGTTTATTGTGTGTAGATTAGCCTATTAATGGAAATGATGGCATCTGCCCTCAGATACAAccctaaaactgttttatacaaataaaaacatcaaaaacacgTATGTTTTCACTGCACCTGTATAACGTCAGCCCACAAATAAACAGTGCTGAAAAAATCTGTCCCATGGTTGAACCTAATTGTGACCCCTGATGGTGGGTGTGGCATTAATTATGTCAAAGAACACTCTTacaacaatctttttttttgttgtttttacaatgatgtaaaactCTGTAAAACAATTTCAGTTTAACAGTTTGAGAAAGTTTTTAAGACGTCGTCCAGACGAGTAGTTCACCACCTTTATAGTTTTGACCCCTTAAAATACAGCAACGTCTGATTGACAGACAAGTAgacattgatgttacatgatcagtaatttacaagaaaaaaacaaaaatttttgATGAATATCTGAAAAGATCAATCTAATTTTGTGTGGCTGCTTTCCTATCTTGTTACTTGTCTCATGGCCCCTTAAATGTGTGTTGGAGCCAATGATTTACAGCACAGAGGTCAGTGGGAAAATTCTTGCAGTATGTTAATGTTGAAcattctgacagcagtgttATATAAAAGTTTTGAAAAACAGCATGTAAAGCACAGATACATAATATAACATTCCTAATATAGTTGTATTAAAACATGAGAACGTCATGTTACTCCTTTTAAAAATCGTTGAGAAACTCGAGTGATATATTTTGTTACTTCGTTAAAGTTTGGGGACtcaggaaattaaaaaatggtCCATATCTGTGCAGCAGAGCTGAAGATATCCTGACTTCAGTGGttgaagaagtactcagatcctttacttaggTAAATGTACcaaaaaagcaaagtaaaaatactccgttATGAGTAAAAGTCCTTCTTGAAAagtcctactacagtaaaagtacataagtattattgtcatgtttctgtcccagtctgactctgtccctccaccagtccaccagatgcccacagactttttctctgtttgttgaactggactgagtggcAGTCAGCCCTTGAAGTTGAAACTGAAGTTTATTTTCACACTAGTTGTTATCTTAAGGAAGTATGACTGAGGACTGTTGCTTGCTACACACTGACCCTTGTAGAAACTATGTAGGCTGAGGAGGACTAACCATAACTAGTGAAGT
It encodes:
- the LOC137174323 gene encoding low affinity immunoglobulin gamma Fc region receptor II-like isoform X2, translated to MVLSALLQLNKESFLSVVCDEETTTLSHGHRGRRRVFLDVTKLIKEFFLGLISASVMMEETSLLLLLFVSSLLCCTTNQAHLTVSSSSSQMFKRDFVSLSCEEDDSSAGWTLRRNTTTETRAECGVKWGRSAGSSCNISVTAPWDSGVYWCESREGATSNSINITVTGGPVILQSPVLPVMEGDDVTLHCKTKTSNLPADFYKDGSLIRTEPAGHMTIHHVSKSDEGLYKCHISSHGESPSSWITVTEKPTTTSQPAPPSWITVTATALSPLSVAPPFVCVAPPLVYRLAYHLVVFTPYFISTLLMMSLYRHRTTGYDISMATPLPNQAAEGLAEEYDDIMEVTTEHHF